A stretch of DNA from Pseudonocardia hierapolitana:
ACATGGCCGTCTACCGGCTGGTCTCCGGCGTGGGCGAGGGCGTGCAGGCCACCGCCATCTACGCGATCATCGGTGCCTACTACTTCCACCGCAGGGCCTTCGCAGCCGGGTTCATCGGGGTCGCGTTCGGCCTGGGCGTGTTCCTCGGGCCGGTGATCGGGCAGGGCATGGCCGCCGCATCGGACACGTGGCGCACCCCGTTCTACGTCTTCGGCGCCGCCGGGATGGTCGTGGCGCTGATCCTGCTCGTCACCGTGCCGCGGGCGATGAGCGAGGCCGTGGCGGGCCGCAGCGCCGCAGCCGATGCGGCCGACTACGACCACGTTCCGGCCAGCCCGTACAACCGCAACTCGCTCGCCTTCGCGATCACCTCGGCGGTGTCCGGCCTGGTCTTCTACGGCTTCCTCGGCCTCTACCCGACGTTCCTGCGCGAGGAGCTCGCGTTCGCCCCCGGCGAGGCGGCACTGGCGGCGTCGCTCGTCGGGTTCGGGGCGATGATGGCGCTCCCGGTGGGCTGGCTCGCCGACCGCGTCGACCAGCGGCTGCTCCTCGCGGTCGGCTTCGTGGGCACCGCGGCGTCCGCGCTGCTGGCCTACACCGTGGCCACGGGCGCCGCCGCGCAGTACGTGCTCGCGTTCCTGATCGGGACGTTCGCCAGCGGGGTGCTGTTCACCAACTGCACGACCGTGCTGCAGCGCTCGGTGCGGCCCGAGCACGTCGGGCGCGGGGCGGGGCTGTTCATCCTCACCTACTACGTGGCCGCGGCGGTGTCCGGGCTGATCTTCGCCCGCCTGGTGGCCGGAATCGGCTGGCAGGGCGCCGGCCTGGTGCAGCTCACACTGCTGCCGCTGCTGGGGCTCGCCGCGCTCGTGCTCGTCGACCCGCGGCGGATGCTCCTGCCACCCGCCCTGCGAAAGGCGTGAGCCGCGTTCGTCATGGACGTCAGCCCTGGAGGCCGAGGACGGACACGCACCACCCGTCGGGCTCCTGCTTCATGAACCCGGGCGCCCTGCGCTCCTGCCCGCCGGCGGTGTGCCAGATCTGGAGCGAGCCGTCCCCGTCGCCGAACGTCGTGACCGGGGCGTTGAGCCGCAGCTGCGCACCGTCGGCGATCGTCTGCTCCACGAAGTCGTCCACCTCGTCGGCGGTGGAGCACATGTAGATCCGCGCCTCGGCCTGGTCGCCCGCGTTGACGGCCGCGATGAACGCCTGCGCGCGCCCGGTGGGGCTCGCCGGGTCGGGATCCGGCGGCACCTCGCCTGCCAGCTCGCCGACCGGCGCGAAGCCCATCACGCACACCACCCACGCGCCGTCCTCGTCGACCATCGTCAGCGCGCCCTTGCGGTCCGGCAGCCGCTCGCGCAGCTCGGGCGGCGCCGACGCGAAGGAGATGCTGACGATCGCGACCTGGGCGCCTTCCAGCCCCTCGTCGTAACCGGGGTCGCTGGGCCGCAGCGCCCGCACCTCCTCGAGCGCGAACACCGGGTCCACCGCCGCGACGGCAGCCTCGCTCCTCGGGTCGAAGGGCTCGACGTCGCGGTAGAGGGTCTCCTCCGCGAGCGTCATGTCGCCGTCGTCGGTGGGAGTGCGCCCGTCCCGGCACACGAGCTCGTCCACGAACCGCTGCACGTCGCGCCGGTTGAACGCCGCGACGACGCCGCGCGCGGTGCCGTCGGGTGTGGAGCGGTCGACGGCGGCCGACGGGATGCCCGCGATCTCCTGCCGCATCCATCCCGGCCACGCGAGACCGGTGGCGAGTGCCGCCGCGACCAGCACGATCACCCCGACCAGCAGCAGCACCGGCACTCGACGACCCGATCCCCCGCTCACGGGAGCAGTCTGGCGGGTGCGCCCGGGCCGGACATGGCCGGGCTGACACGATGAGCGGGAACCGGTGGAAGGAGCACACGTGGCGGGGCAGGTCGGGGCGCGGGTCGGGATCCTCGGTGCGGGAGCGGTCGGCGGGATGCTCGCGGTCCTGCTCGCCGAGGCGGGGCACGAGGTCACCGTGCTGGCCTCGGAGCGCACCAGCACGGCGATCAACGTCGGCGGCATCGCGCTGCGCAGCCAGAAGTTCGGCGACCGGCGGGCCCACGTACCCGCGCGCCCGTACCTCACGGCACCGGTCGACGTCCTGTTCGTCGCGGTCAAGGCGCCGGACCTGCTCGCGGCGCTGGGTCGGGTGCCGGCCGCGCTGCTGAGCGACACCGCCGTGGCCCCGCTGCTCAACGGCACCGACCACGTCGCGCTGCTGCGGGCCGCCCTGCCACGGACCGCGGTCGTGCCGATGACGGTGTCGGTGGAGGCCACCCGCACCGCACCCGGCGATATCGAGCACCTCTCGCCGTTCCTCGAGTACGCCCTCGCCGAGGAGCGCGAGCGGGCCCGCGTCGACCCGGAGGACCTGCTGCGCACCACGGGCCTCGACGTCGACGCCTCCGCCCCCGACGAGGCCACGCTGCTGTGGCGCAAGCTCTCCTTCCTCGCACCCCTCGCGTTGCTCACCACCCACGCGCGGCAGCCGGTCGGCCCGGCCCGCGACGCCCACCCCGACCTCCTCGACGGGCTCGTCACCGAGACCGCCGCGGCGGCCGCCACGGCCGGCGCCGAGATCGACCCGGCGGCCGTCGCGAAGCGGATCGCCGGCCTGCCCGCCGGGATGCGCTCGTCGATGCTCAAGGACGCGATCGCAGGCGCCACCCTGGAGCTCGACGCCATCGCCGGGCCGATCCTGCGGGCGCTGCCCGACGGCGCCCCGGTCACGCGCGCGGTCGTCGCGGAGATCGCCGAGGCCCGCTGACCTGGAGCGCCCTGACGAGCTCTGACCTACTGCGCGGCGTCGAGGCCGAACCCGGTCGGTCCCTGGAGGCCTCAGCGACGCAGGGCGGTCTCCCGCTCCAGCTGTGACAATTTCTCGGGATTGCGCACGGCGTAGAGGCCGGTGATGAGGCCATGGTCGATGCGCACCGCCATTAGGGTGTCGATCTTGCCGTCGAGGCGGAGGATCAGTGCCGGGTAGCCGTTGACCTGTGCCGGCTGCAGCGGCGCCACGGCGGCGACCCCGGCAAGCCGGCTCGCGGCCAGCACGCGAGCCACCTCGTCGGCCCCGACCACCGGCGACAGCGCGGCCTGCGCCACCCCGCCGCCGTCGCCCAGGAAGACGACATCCGGCGCCGCGATCAACGGACTGGCGGCGAAGGCCCGTGGGGCGGGCGTCGAGATCCGCACCGGGGTGCGGGTGACCGGCCTCGACCTCGACCACGGCGCCGTCACGGCCGTGCACACCGACCACGGCACCATCGGGTGCGAGCAGCTCGTCGTCGCCGCCGGACCATGGGTGCGCGACCTGTGGGCGATGCTCGACCTGCCGGAGCGGATCGACGTCACCGGCCGGGACGGCGTCGTGCACCGCGACCGTCCGATGTGGACCTACCTTCCGCTGCAGGAGGGCACCCTCGGGTTCGACCCGCACACGTTCCGCACGACCGACGGGGCGATGCCACCCGTGGTGCACGTCGACTCCGACCAGCCCCTGCACGACGAGGACGGCCGGCTCGTCACCGACGCGATGTGGGGCGTCTACTACAAGCCGGACTTCGCCTTCGGCGGCGTACAGGGCGGGGCCGCGCCGCTCCCGGTGCCCCGCCCGGTCGCGGACGTCGCGATCGACCCGTACGGTCCGGCCAGCCCCGAGTTCACCGTCGGTGCCGACTTCGTGCGCATGTGGACCGCGGCGCTGGCGCACTGCCACGAACGCTTCGTCGGAGCCGCCCGCCACTACCGCGACGTGCCCTCCGGTGGGATCGGAGCGTTCACCCCGGACAGCTTCCCGGTGTTCGACACCTTCCACGGCGGCAGCGCCTACGTGATCGCCGACTCGAACCACGGCTTCAAGATGCTCGGCGTGGGCGAGTTGGTGGCCGGCGAGCTGCTCGGCGAGCGCAGCGCGCAGCTGGAGCCGTTCCGATTCGCGCGCTGCCACACCGGCGAGCTGCACCCCGTGAGCAACTCACCGTTCCCCTGGAGCTAGGGGCCCGCGAGGTCCCTGCCCGCCACCGCGAAGTCCGTCACGGCAGCTCGGCGGGCCCCCTTCGACCACCCGGACACCGAGCTGGCCGGCGATCTCGGCCAGCACGTCCTGCACGGCCACCGTGTCGGCCAGCGGCATGATCTCGCTCTCGGTGTGCCCGCCGGCCACGCGCTCGTTGACCTCGGCCAGCTCGTGGGTGTAGCCCGCGCCGGTGAGCGGGGCGTCGATCGTCTCCGGGTCGTGCCCCGTGCGGTGCAGGACGATCCGGCTGGGGTAGTGGAACCGTGGCGGGACCTGGATCCAGCCGGTCGTGCCCAGCACCCGGGCCTCCCCCGGGGCGGGGCTGCGCAGCGAGGCGAACAGCTGCGCCGAGCGGCCGCCCGGGTAGCGCAGCAGCACCGACTCCTCCACGTCGACCCCGGACTCGTGCAGCACGCCGTGCGCGACCACCGCCTCCGGAGCGCCCAGCAGCATCTGGGCGAACGAGACCGGGTAGACGCCCAGGTGGAACAGCAGGCCGTCACCCTGCTCCGGTCGGAAGGACCGGGTCGCCGGGTCGACGGGGTTGCGCACCCCGAGATCCGCGGTCACCGTGCACACCTCGCCGATCGCCCCGTCGGCCACCAGCTCGCGCAGCCGGACCACGGCCGGGCAGAACCGGGTCCACATCGCCTCCATGGCGAAGCGGCCGGCCGCGCCAGCAGCCGCGACGACCTCCCGGGTCGCCGCGGGGGTGACGGTGAACGACTTCTCCACGAGCACCGCCTTGCCGGCGGCGAGCGCGGCCAGCGCCAACGCGCGGTGGGTGGGATGCGGGGTGGCCACGTAGACCACGTCCACGTCCGGGTCGTCGAGCAGCGCCCGATAGGAGCCGTGCGCCGTCGGGAGCGTCCCGCGGCCGGCCGACGCGGCGTGCCCGGCGGCGAATGCCTCCGCCCGCTCGGCCGAGCGCGAGCCGACGGCGGTGAGAACCGCATCCGGCACGTGAACCAGATCCCGCAGCACCTTGTCGGCGACCGGGCCCGGCCCGGCCACCCCCCACCGCACGGTCACCCGTGGGTGAGGTCCACCGGCCCGGGCACTGCGGCCGGGCGTTCGCAGGTGGTGGTGAGCTCCACCGACGCGTGCGTGTCGGCGGCCTGCTGCACGGACTCCATGATGTCCAGGACGTGCAGGCCCAGCTCGTCGCCCGCCCGGTGCGGGCGGCCCTCGGCGATCGCGAGTGCCATGTCCGCCAGCCCGTAGCCGCGGCCCGAGTCGACGTAGCCGGCCGTGGCCCCGATGTCCACCCAGCCGTCGTCGACCGCCGAGGCGGAGTACAGCTCGACGGGGCCTGCGAAGTGGTTCGGGTCGGGCACCGACAGCGAGCCCCCGGTGCCGTGCACCTCGATGCGGGGCAGGCGGGCGGCCCAGATGTCGAAGCTCATGATCAGCGTCGACACCGCGCCGGAGGCGTGCTCGAGGATCCCGGTGATCGTGGAGTCGACGGTCACGTCGAAGGACGTGCCCGCCTTCGGCCCCGAGCCGATGGTGCGGGTGGCGGACGGGCGGGTCGACGCGCCGACCACCCGCACGACCGGGCCCAGGAGGTGCACCAGCGACGTCAGGTAGTACGGCCCCATGTCCAGCAGCGGCCCGCCGCCCGGCTGGTAGTAGAACTCCGGGTCGGGGTGCCAGCGCTCGTGCCCCGGGGTGGTCATGAACGCCGTGGCCGAGTGCGGGGTGCCGATCCGGCCCGCGTCCACCGCGGCGCGGGCGGTCTGCACGCCCGTGCCGAGCACCGTGTCCGGCGCGCAGCCCACGCGCAGGCCTGCGCCCGCCGCCGCCTTGACGACCTCGCGGCCCTCCGCCACCGAAGTGGCCAGCGGCTTCTCGACGTACACGTGCTTGCCCGCGGCGAGCGCGGACAGCGCGACGTCGGCGTGCGTGGCCGGCAGCGTGAGGACGAGCACGGCGTCGACGTCGTCGGCCGCCAGCAGACCGGGGAAGTCGACCACCCGGGCACCGTCGTGCTGCGCGGCGAGCGCCTCGGCCCGCTCGTGCTGCAGGTCGCACACGGCGGTGACCTGCAGCTGCGGCAGCCGACCGAGGCTCGCCGAGTACTGCCCGGAGATGTTGCCGGCGCCGACGATCCCGATCCTCAACGCGCCGCCCACAGCATCCCCCGCTGGATGATCGTGGTGACGTCCTCGTTCCGGATCACGTCCATGTCGTGCCCGGGCGTGCAGACGAACACCCGGCCCTTCCCCCAGTCCCGGGTCCAGATCGCCGGCGAGGTGACCGGCCGGTGCCACGGCTCCCACTCGTTCTTGGCCAGGGTGGTGGTGGCGAGGACGGTGTTGTACTCGTCGGAGAGCACCCAGTACTGCTCGGTGACGAGGTCGAAGTCCGCGATCCCCTCCATGACCGGGTGGTCGGGGGCGGTGATCTCGACCCGGTACGGGATGAAGTAGTCCGACTGCTCGCCCGTGCGTTCCTCGGGCGCCTTCGGCGGGTGGCAGGCGAACTGCCCGCCGACCAGCTGCAGGTAGTCGCTGGAGTTGCGGTAGGAGTCGGCGATCCCGCCGTGCCACCCGGCGAGCCCCGTGCCGTTCTCGACGGCGCGCGTCAGCCCGGCGAGCTCGTCCTTCTCGATGGTGCTCATCGTCATGCACTGGACGATCAGGTCGACGCCCGCCATGTAGTCGGCGTCGGCGTACACCTTCGGCGAGTTCTCCACCCGGACCGCGAAACCGTTGGCCTGCAGGTGCGGGAGGAAGTAGTCGGTGGCCTCGACGGGATGGTGTCCTTCCCAGCCGCCGCGCACCACCAGTGCCTGCCGTTCGGTCACGGTTGTCCTTTCACTTCGAGAAGCCGGCGGTCATGCCGGCCAACAGGTGCCGCCGCCCGATCACGTACAGCGCGAGGATCGGCAGCGTCGCGAGCACCACGGACGCGAGCACGGCGGGCACGTTGATCCCGTACTCGCCCTGGAAGGCCCACAGCGCGAGCGGGAGCACCCGCAGCTCCGGGCTCTGGGTGAGCACCAGCGGCAGCAGGAACGCGTTCCACACCTGCAGGCCCTGGTAGATCGCCACCGTGATGAGCGCAGGCTGCGTCAGCGGGAACGCCAGCCGCCACATGGTGCCCCACTCGGTCGCCCCGTCCATCCGCATCGACTCGAACAGCTCGTTCGGCACGTCGCGGATGAAGTTGGCCAGGATCAGCACCGACAGCGGGATGGCGAACGCGATCGAGGGCAGGATCAGCGCGAGGTGGCTGTCGTAGAGGCTCAGCCGGATGATGATCAGGTAGACCGGGATGATCACGGCCTGCAGCGGGCAGGCCAGCCCCATCAGGAAGACGGTGTTGCTGAACCGCAGGAACCGGCCGCGCCCGCCGCGGACGATCGCGAACGCCGCCATGAACGACACCAGCACCGCGGGCACCGTCGCGCCGAGGGTCACGATCACCGAGTTCAGGAAGTACGTCAGGAAGTCGGCCTCGATCACCGCCTGGTAGTTCTCCAGGGTCGGCTCGGCGGGCAGCATGGGGTTGCTCGTGTAGTAGGCCGACTGCGGCTTGAAGCTGGTGATGACCACCCAGTAGACCGGGATGATGATGATCCCGAGCCACAGGAAGCTCGCGAAGCTCCCGAGGTAGTTGGGCCGCTCCGCGGACACCGGGCGCCGTCGCGGTGGCCGCGCCTTCCCCGGAACCGGGACGGAGACCGCCGATGGTGCGCCGGCGGCGGCGCTGGTGGGTGCGGCCACGTCAGGCTCCTTCCAGCCGGCTCTCGTTGGCGTCCTTGCCGCCCATGCGTTGGACGCCCATCGCGAGCAGCACCGCGACCACGACGATGATCAGCGCGATCACGCTCGCGGGTCCCATCATGTTGCCCCGGAACCCCCGCAGGTACATGTCGAGCGCCAGCACCCGGGTGGCGTCGCTCGGGCCGCCCATGGTGAGCACGAAGATCAGGTCGAACAGCGTCATCGACCCGGCCACGATCATCGTGGACGACGTGATGAGCGTGTACTTCAGCTGCGGCAGCGTGATCGAGAAGAACTGGCGCACCCGCCCGGCACCGTCGATCCGGGCCGCCTCGTACAGCGACGCCGGGATCTGGCGCACCGCGCCCTGGTAGATCAGGGAGTGGAAGGGGATGAACTGCCAGGACACCACGAAGACCACCGTGGCGATCGCGAGCACGGGGTCGCCCAGCCAGTTCTGCACCAGCAGCGGGATCCCCAGCGAGGCACCGAGGCCGAAGTTCGGGTCCAGCAGCGCCTTGTAGGTGATCGCGATCGCCGCCGAGCTCAACAGCAGCGGGGTGAAGTACAGCACCGCGAGCACCGTGCGGTAGCGCTGCTGGCCCGCGATGAACACCCCGACGAGGATGCTCATCGGGGTCTGCACCAGCCAGGACAGCGCCATGATCAGGAACGTGACGCCGAGCGAGTGCACCAGGCCCGGATCGGTGAGCACCGACACCCAGTTCTCGAACCCGATCGGCGTGATCTCGCCGATCCCGTTCCAGCTGGTGAAGCTCAGCAGGAGCACGCCGATCAGCGGGATGACCCCGAACGCCGTGAAGATCACCAACGCCGGCAGCACCAGCCACGCGAGCGACCCGTGCTGCCGAGCGCTGACCGAACCGCTGGTCACGACGAGGGGACCGCGTTCATGTTGGTCGCGAACTGCTCCGGGCTGATCGACAGCGAGAACAGCTGCTCGATGTTGTTGAGCATCTCGTCCGCGGGACCGGGCAGCAGCGCCTGGTCCCAGGAGTGCACCCACGACCGCGCCTGCGTGGCCGTGTCGTAGACGAACTGCTGGAACGGAGCGTCGGGACCGGAGAACTTGCTGTCGACGCCGTTGACGATCGGTACGGCGCCGCTGGCGACCCACCCGTCGACGTCCGCGTCGGTCAGCAGACCGCTCTTGAAGTACTCCCGCGCGATGGTCTTCTGCTCCTCCGACGCCTGGGAGGACAACGCCAGGAACGACGCGGGGTTGCCGACGCCGGTGCTCGGGTCGCCCGCTCCGCCCTCGATGGCCGGGAACGGGACCCAGCCGAGCTTGCCGCTCGGGACGAAGTCGCCGCCCTCCTCCTTCATCGAGCCGTAGGTCCACGCGCCGTGCAGCATCATCGCGGCGCGACCCTGGTGCAGCAGCGCCTGGTCGGCGTTGGCGTCGGCGGCGATCGACTGGAAGCCGTTGACGAACCCGTTCGCCCGGACGAGGTCCTGCACCTTCGTCAGCCCGGCGATCGCGGCCGGGTGCGACCAGGCGTTCGGCTCGCCGGCGGCGATGGCGTCGAAGACCTCGGGGCCGCCCTGGCGGTCGAACAGGAACTCCAGCCACATCATGTTGGTCCAGCGCGACTGCCCGGCGAGCGAGAACGGCGCGATCCCCGCGTTGTTGAACACCGGAACGAGCGCCATCAGCTCGTCCCACGTGGTCGGCGGTTGGGCGCCCACCTGCTCGAACAGCTGCTTGTTGTAGAACATGACGATCGGCGACACCTGCTCGCACGGCACCGCGTAGATCTTCCCGTCGATGGTGGCCGCGCCGAAGGACGTCTCGAAGCGCTTCGACTTGACGTCGGGGTTCTGGGCGAACCATTCGGTGAGGTCGTCCACCTGGCCGTTGCGCACGTAATCGCGCAGGCCGCCGCCGCCCCACGTCCAGATGATCGTGGGCGCCTGGTTCGCGCCGACCGCCGTGCGGATCCGGGTCTTGTACGCGTCGTTCTCGAAGAACGTCGCCGCGAGCTGCCCGTCGGGGTGCGCGGCGTTGAACGCGTCGACCGACGCCTTGCGAAGGCCTTCCTGCGGCTGGCCGGTGAGGTACCAGACGCTGGCCTCGCCGCTACGAGCCTGGCCGGGGCCGCTGGTGCCGCACGAGGCCAGCGCACTCATACCGAGCGGTGCGGCCATCGCCATTGCGAGGAACGACCGTCGGGAGAACCCGTTCTGATCCACGTCGATCTCCGTTGCGCCGGGCCGCATCGGTGCGGCCAGTAGAACCGGACGGCGGAGCTGCCGGTCGACAGCTCCGAAATCTTTCGAAACAACAACGTGCCCACGCACCATAGTGAGGGCGCGTTCCGGGCGTCAAGCGCCGTTATCTGGGTGATAGAACCCGAAAAGTTTCGATACAACCTTCCCCAAAGTGCTCTCTCGGGATAACGTGCGCGTGTCCACGACAGGCCGAAGGAGGCCCTCCTGACCGCATCGCAGCGGTCTGCCGGTGGCCGGCGGGCCGGACGCACCACGCTCGCGACGATCGCCGCGTCGGCGGGCGTCTCGGTCGCCACCGTCTCCAAGGTCCTGAACGGCCGGGAGGACGTCGCACCCGACACCCGCGCTCTGATCGAGGAGCTGCTACGCCGGCACGCCTACGTGTCGCCCACCGCGCGCCGCTCGGCCGGCGCGGTCCTGACCGTCGAGCTGATCGTCCACGGCGCGTTCGGCGCCTACTCGACAGAGGTGATCGAGGGGGTGGTGCACGCGGGCGAGGAGGCGGGCGCCTCGATCGTGATCGGCCAGCTCGGCGACGACCGCCTGCCCGTTGGCTCGGCCCACGACTGGGCACGCCGCCTCGCGAGCAGCGGGCGCGCCGGCGTCATCGTCGTGACCGGCGCGCTCACCAGCGCCCACATCGACGCCCTCGCGCTCACCGGCATTCCCCTCGTCGTCCTCGACCCCATGAGCCTCCCCCGGGTCGAGGTCACCAGCGTCGGGTCCACGAACTTCGCGGGCGGGCTGTCCGCCACCCAGCACCTGCTCGCGCTCGGGCACCGGCGCATCGGCTACGTCGGCGGGCCTGCGGGCTCGGGCTGCAACCAGGCCCGCCTGCACGGATACCGCGCCGCGCTCGAGAACGCCGGGATCACCGCCGATCCCGCGCTCGTGCACAACGAGCACTTCACCTACGACGTCGGGCTGCGCGCCGGCGCCCGGCTGCTGGACCTGCCGGACCGGCCCACCGCCGTCGTCGGCGGGAGCGACACGATCGCCATGGGCATCATCGAGGCCGCCCGCGTGCGCGGCCTGCGGGTCCCCGAGGACCTCTCCGTCACAGGCTTCGACGACACCGAGCTCGCCCGCATGGCTTCTCCCCCGCTCACGGTCATCCGCCAGCCGCTGCGGGAGATGGGCCGCGTCGCGGTCAAGACCGTGCTGCAGATGGCGGCCGGGGCGGCGCTCGACTCCCACCACGTCGAGCTCGCCACGGAGCTGGTCGTCCGCAGCACGACGGCTCCGCTGGAAGGCGCCCCGCCGAGGGCGGCCCGGCCGGCGGGCTGAACCCGGCGCCGCCTCCCGCCGTGTGTCTACCCGGGGTCATATCCCGCAGACGCAAGGAGGCCCGGGTTGTCGTTCGTCACCGGTACACCGGCGCACCACCCCGTGGCCGGCCGGGTGCTCACCGCGCTCGCCGCCACGATCGTGTTCGGGGCGCTGCTCCTGCCGAACGACATCGACATGATCACGCCCGCCGCGTTCCTCCGCGTCCCCGCCGAGGCGATACTCGCCGCCACCCTCGTGCTCGCCGTCCCCACGCGGATCCGGCCGGTCCTGACGGCGCTGATCGGGGCGGGCCTCGGCGCGGTGACCATCCTCAAGGTCCTCGACATGGGCTTCTTCGCCACGCTGAACCGCCCGTTCGACCTGCTGTCGGACTGGCAGAACCTCGCCAATGCCGCGATCTTCGTGAAGCAGGCCGCCGGCGAGGGCGGAGCGATGGCGGCGGGCGTGGCGGCCGCGATGCTCGCCGTCGCCGTCGTCGCCCTCACGACGTGGGCGGTCGGGCGACTCGCCCGGCACGTCGTGGTGCCGCACCGGCAGGCGGCGATCGCCACCATCGCGGTGGCCACGGCCGTGTGGACCGCGTGTCTCACGACCGGCACGAGGTTGGTGCCCGACGTCGATCTCGCCTCCGACAGCACCGCCACGCTCGCCCTGTACCGGGCGCTGGAGGTCCGCAGCGACGTGCTGGACCTGGAGCGGTTCGAGACGGAGGTCCCGGTCGACCCGTTCCGGACCACCCCCGACGACCGGCTGCTCGCCGGCCTGCAGGGCAAGGACGTCGTGTTCGCGTTCGTCGAGAGCTACGGGCGTGTCGCGCTCGAGGACCCCCGGCTCGGCCCGCCGATCCACTCCCTGCTCGACGAGGGGACCAAGCAGCTGGAGGACGCCGGGTTCGGGGCGCGCAGCGCGTACCTCACCTCGCCGACCACCGGGGCGGGCAGCTGGCTCGCCCACGCCACCTTCCTGTCCGGCCTGTGGGTCGACAGCCAGCACCGCCACGACGCCCTCGAACACACCGACCGGCAGACGCTCATCACCGACTTCGGCCGCGCGGGCTGGCGCACCGTCGGCGTGATGCCCGGGGTGTTCCTCGACTGGCCGGAGGGAGCCTGGTACCGCTACGACCAGATCTACGACTTCTCCCAGCTCGGCTACCAGGGCCCGCGGATGAGCTTCGCGACCATGCCCGACCAGTACACCCTCAAGGCCTTCGAGGAGCTCGAACGCTCACGGGCCGACCGCGGCCCGGTGATGGCCGAGATCCCGCTCGTCACCAGCCACGCCCCGTGGACCCCGCTCCCGCCGTTCCTGGACTGGGACAAGGTCGGCGACGGCTCGGTCTACGACTACCTCGACGGGCAGACCGAACAGCCCGAGGCCATCCTGACCCGCGACCCGGCCACCGTGCGCGAGGACTACCGCCGCAGCATCGAGTACTCGCTCACGAGCCTGATCTCCTACGTGCAGACCTACGGCGACGACGACCTCGTGGTCGTGCTGCTGGGTGATCACCAGCCCTCCCCGATCGTCACCGGCCCCACCGAGAACCGCGACGTCCCGATCACGATCGTCGCCAAGGACCCCGCGGTGCTGGACCAGGTCTCCGACTGGCACTGGCAGGACGGGCTGCGGCCCGGCCCGCACGCCCCGGTGTGGCGGATGGACGCCTTCCGCCACGAGCTCCTGACCG
This window harbors:
- a CDS encoding Gfo/Idh/MocA family protein, yielding MRIGIVGAGNISGQYSASLGRLPQLQVTAVCDLQHERAEALAAQHDGARVVDFPGLLAADDVDAVLVLTLPATHADVALSALAAGKHVYVEKPLATSVAEGREVVKAAAGAGLRVGCAPDTVLGTGVQTARAAVDAGRIGTPHSATAFMTTPGHERWHPDPEFYYQPGGGPLLDMGPYYLTSLVHLLGPVVRVVGASTRPSATRTIGSGPKAGTSFDVTVDSTITGILEHASGAVSTLIMSFDIWAARLPRIEVHGTGGSLSVPDPNHFAGPVELYSASAVDDGWVDIGATAGYVDSGRGYGLADMALAIAEGRPHRAGDELGLHVLDIMESVQQAADTHASVELTTTCERPAAVPGPVDLTHG
- a CDS encoding MFS transporter, with product MTQGTAPARAGTVAITLGFAVLCLSYMLNAMDRQVFYPLVPEIREEFGFSLDQAGLLATGFTLGLALTGVPAGYLLDRMSRKTIVVVSVVVYSAGTLAIPLAAGFLDMAVYRLVSGVGEGVQATAIYAIIGAYYFHRRAFAAGFIGVAFGLGVFLGPVIGQGMAAASDTWRTPFYVFGAAGMVVALILLVTVPRAMSEAVAGRSAAADAADYDHVPASPYNRNSLAFAITSAVSGLVFYGFLGLYPTFLREELAFAPGEAALAASLVGFGAMMALPVGWLADRVDQRLLLAVGFVGTAASALLAYTVATGAAAQYVLAFLIGTFASGVLFTNCTTVLQRSVRPEHVGRGAGLFILTYYVAAAVSGLIFARLVAGIGWQGAGLVQLTLLPLLGLAALVLVDPRRMLLPPALRKA
- a CDS encoding ketopantoate reductase family protein; translated protein: MAGQVGARVGILGAGAVGGMLAVLLAEAGHEVTVLASERTSTAINVGGIALRSQKFGDRRAHVPARPYLTAPVDVLFVAVKAPDLLAALGRVPAALLSDTAVAPLLNGTDHVALLRAALPRTAVVPMTVSVEATRTAPGDIEHLSPFLEYALAEERERARVDPEDLLRTTGLDVDASAPDEATLLWRKLSFLAPLALLTTHARQPVGPARDAHPDLLDGLVTETAAAAATAGAEIDPAAVAKRIAGLPAGMRSSMLKDAIAGATLELDAIAGPILRALPDGAPVTRAVVAEIAEAR
- a CDS encoding carbohydrate ABC transporter permease, with protein sequence MTSGSVSARQHGSLAWLVLPALVIFTAFGVIPLIGVLLLSFTSWNGIGEITPIGFENWVSVLTDPGLVHSLGVTFLIMALSWLVQTPMSILVGVFIAGQQRYRTVLAVLYFTPLLLSSAAIAITYKALLDPNFGLGASLGIPLLVQNWLGDPVLAIATVVFVVSWQFIPFHSLIYQGAVRQIPASLYEAARIDGAGRVRQFFSITLPQLKYTLITSSTMIVAGSMTLFDLIFVLTMGGPSDATRVLALDMYLRGFRGNMMGPASVIALIIVVVAVLLAMGVQRMGGKDANESRLEGA
- a CDS encoding FAD-dependent oxidoreductase is translated as MRVTGLDLDHGAVTAVHTDHGTIGCEQLVVAAGPWVRDLWAMLDLPERIDVTGRDGVVHRDRPMWTYLPLQEGTLGFDPHTFRTTDGAMPPVVHVDSDQPLHDEDGRLVTDAMWGVYYKPDFAFGGVQGGAAPLPVPRPVADVAIDPYGPASPEFTVGADFVRMWTAALAHCHERFVGAARHYRDVPSGGIGAFTPDSFPVFDTFHGGSAYVIADSNHGFKMLGVGELVAGELLGERSAQLEPFRFARCHTGELHPVSNSPFPWS
- a CDS encoding carbohydrate ABC transporter permease yields the protein MSAERPNYLGSFASFLWLGIIIIPVYWVVITSFKPQSAYYTSNPMLPAEPTLENYQAVIEADFLTYFLNSVIVTLGATVPAVLVSFMAAFAIVRGGRGRFLRFSNTVFLMGLACPLQAVIIPVYLIIIRLSLYDSHLALILPSIAFAIPLSVLILANFIRDVPNELFESMRMDGATEWGTMWRLAFPLTQPALITVAIYQGLQVWNAFLLPLVLTQSPELRVLPLALWAFQGEYGINVPAVLASVVLATLPILALYVIGRRHLLAGMTAGFSK
- a CDS encoding Gfo/Idh/MocA family protein — its product is MTVRWGVAGPGPVADKVLRDLVHVPDAVLTAVGSRSAERAEAFAAGHAASAGRGTLPTAHGSYRALLDDPDVDVVYVATPHPTHRALALAALAAGKAVLVEKSFTVTPAATREVVAAAGAAGRFAMEAMWTRFCPAVVRLRELVADGAIGEVCTVTADLGVRNPVDPATRSFRPEQGDGLLFHLGVYPVSFAQMLLGAPEAVVAHGVLHESGVDVEESVLLRYPGGRSAQLFASLRSPAPGEARVLGTTGWIQVPPRFHYPSRIVLHRTGHDPETIDAPLTGAGYTHELAEVNERVAGGHTESEIMPLADTVAVQDVLAEIAGQLGVRVVEGGPPSCRDGLRGGGQGPRGPLAPGER
- a CDS encoding ThuA domain-containing protein, producing MTERQALVVRGGWEGHHPVEATDYFLPHLQANGFAVRVENSPKVYADADYMAGVDLIVQCMTMSTIEKDELAGLTRAVENGTGLAGWHGGIADSYRNSSDYLQLVGGQFACHPPKAPEERTGEQSDYFIPYRVEITAPDHPVMEGIADFDLVTEQYWVLSDEYNTVLATTTLAKNEWEPWHRPVTSPAIWTRDWGKGRVFVCTPGHDMDVIRNEDVTTIIQRGMLWAAR